In one Scyliorhinus canicula chromosome 3, sScyCan1.1, whole genome shotgun sequence genomic region, the following are encoded:
- the hopx gene encoding homeodomain-only protein, translating into MEQGGGDSRAGSNLATLDLKDDQIQLLEENFSRMKQPDGSSLMLIAAECGLSEAEAAQWFKQRYAKWRQSEGFPPQCGSVKD; encoded by the exons ATGGAGCAGGGGGGTGGCGACAGCAGAGCCGGCTCCAACTTGGCGACTTTGGATTTGAAAGACGATCAGATTCAGCTGCTGGAAGAGAATTTCTCCCGGATGAAGCAGCCGGACGGCTCGTCCCTGATGCTGATTGCGGCGGAATGCGGGTTGTCAGAGGCGGAGGCAGCG CAATGGTTTAAGCAGCGCTATGCAAAGTGGAGACAATCAGAAGGATTTCCTCCACAATGTGGATCTGTCAAAGACTGA